A segment of the Verrucomicrobiota bacterium genome:
CACGCCCGCGCAGCAATACGAGGCCATCGCCGGCGAATACGACCTCGCCCAAGCTGCCTTCACCGCCGCCGTGCGCGCCGCCAAGATCGGACCGGACCGCGACAAAGTCCGCGCCACCAAGCGCCCCGACGTCGCCGCGTTCGCTTCGCGATTCCTCAAGCTCGCCGACGCGCACCCGAAAGACCCTGCGGCGGTTGACGCGCTCGTCTGGGCCGCGAACAACGGCGACGACGATCACGCGCACAAGGCCCTCGACCGCCTCTTCGCCGACCACACGCGCAGCCAAAAGATCGCCGCGGTTTGCGAACCCATCGCTTCCCGCATCACCGACTCGACGGAGCAGCGCCTCCGCAAACTGCTCGGGGAGACCCCGCATCGCGATGTGAAAGCGCAGGCCGCGTTTGCGCTCGGCCTCTATTGCAAGAACAAGGCCGAGGTCCGCGCCGACCTCATTCTCAACCTCGCCGGCGCGGAGAAAGACCTTCGTCCAGTGGACCGCAAGCACTACGAGGACGTCATCAAGTCGTCAGACCCGGTGAAACTCGCCGACGAGGCGGTGAAGTGGTTTCAGCAGGTCGCGGCGCAGCACGCCACCGAGCCCGCGCTTGCGAAGCGCGCGCAGGCGCAGGTGCACGAAGTGTCGCACTTCTGCATCGGCCGCGAGGCGATGGAAATCGAAGGCGCGGACGTGGACGGCAAAAAGATGAAGCTCTCGGACTTTCGCGGCCGCGTGGTGGTGCTTGATTTCTGGGGCGACTGGTGAGGCCCGTGCCGCGCGATGTATCCCTCGCAGCGGTCGCTCGCGAGGCGGATGCAAGGCAAGCCGGTCACGTTCGTCGGCGTGAACAGCGACGGCAAGGACCGCCTGCGGTCGACGCTCAAGCGCGAGCAATTCGACTGGCCCAACTTCTGGGACGGCGGCGACACCAGCGGCCCCATCGCGCAGGCGTGGGATGTCACCGGCTGGCCGACGATTTACGTGCTCGACCACAAGGGCGTCATCCGCTTCAAGGAAATCCGCGGCGACACGCTCGAACTCGCGGTGAGCCTGCTCGTGAAGGAAATCGAGGCGGAGAAGAAGCAGCCTTGATCGCGCCCGGCCACGGGCGGACGCTTGACCGGCTTCAGCTACTTCACGAGCCACAGTGAGGCTTCCTCGACCCAGCCGCTTTCCCAGTGGTGCTTCCGTTGCGGACCGTCCCGCCGCTCGTGCGGGATGCCAAGCGTCTCCATCCACTGATGCGTCTGCGTCATCTGCGCGCGAAAGTTGTCGTAGCCGAACAACCCGAGCCGCGCCGAAGCGCCCAGCGCCTTCCCCCGCGTGCGCAGTGCCTCGTGCAACTGGTGCCGATCGTAGTTTTCGCGCGTGCCGGAGATGGCTTCGAGCCCGTAGCGCGGCTGTTCCATCGCGGTGGGCGCGTCCCACGCCGCGGCTTTGCCGAACACATCGGGATGCCGCAGCAGCAGACTCCACGCGCCCCATCCGGACTTGCTGAAGCCAAGCAGCAACCGTGCGTCGCGGTCGCGCCGTGCGGGATGCCTCGACTCGACCGCGGGCACCACGACCTTCACGAAGTAGCTTTCCTGCCGGATAGACTTGTCCGCCGAGTGATCCACAAACCACGGGAGCTGGCTGAATGTCGGATAAACGCAGATCACGCCGACCTTGTTCGCGAGATCGAGCCGTTTCGCCTCCGCGAGCGCGCTGCCCCAATGCACGCCGTTCGTCGCCTCGACGGGCAACAGGTAGAGCACGGGGAACTTCGCGCCCGGCGGCCGGTTTTGCGGCAGAAGCACATGAATCTCCGTCGTGCCCGATTGAAACTCGGACTGCACGTCATGCACAACAAACCCGTGCACGCCCGGTCGTGCGCCGGAGACCTTCGCGCTCGCGTGCAGTTCCAGCGGCAGCTCCGCGGCCCCCGCCGCCGCGGCCGCGAGCAAGCCCGCGGCGAGCGCCGGACCGGCCGCCCGCGCGTAGCACAAGACGCCCGTCAGAATACCGGCGCTCCGCTTGGCCTCGTGCGCGGGGTGCATGGATCGGAAGTCGGTTGGATGGCGTGACCGCCGTTACTTCAACGCCGCGAGATACTCCACAAGGTCGCGCAGCTCGAAGCGAGTGAGCAGTTTCTCCACGCCCTCGGGCATCGCGCTGAGTCCTTTCGCGCGCGCGCGGATGTCCGCCTTGCGCAACTGCAACAAGCCGTCTTCGGGCGAGTGCAGTTCGAGCTTGGTCTCCGTCTCGCGCTTGACCACGCCTGCGTGCACCGCGCCGTTCGCAAGGGTGATGGTCACACTCTCGAAGCCCGGCGCGATTTGCCGGTTTGGGAAGAGGATGGACTCGACCAACTGCTGGCGAGTCTGGCGCGTGCCGATGCCGGCGAGGTCCGGCCCGACGGTGCCGCCGGCGGATTTGATCGCGTGGCACCGGAGACACTGCGCTGCCGCGTGTTCGTGGAAGATCCGTTTGCCGTTCGCGGCGTCGCCGCCGGCGAGCAGCGGCCGGTGCGGCGCGGGCGGGTCGTTCGTGGCGAGCGTGTTCGTGAACCGTTGAAGCGCCGCAACCGTCACCGCATTCGTCCGCCGCCCGGCGGCTTCAACGAGGTCGAGTTGAAGTTCCGCGCGGACCTGTCCGGCGGTCAACTTCGCGAGCCACGAGGCGAGCACTTCGTCGGCCTTCGCGCCGCCGAACCGGCCGAGCGTGGCGAACGCGGTCTGCGCGAGCCGGGTGTCCGTCTCCTTGGCGAGCATCAGCCCGATCGCCGCCGGTGCATCCGGCAAATCCACGCGGTCCAGCAGGCCGATGGCCGCGGCGCGGAGCGCGACATCGGAATCGCCGAGGGCGAGCTTCACGGCCTCGGCCGCGCGGAAGTGCCGCAAGGCCACGAGCGCGGCCGGGATCTCGCGGCGCAGTTCCAGCGGCGTGTTCGTCGCAGTGAACCGGTCGAAAAGCGGCTGCACCGCAGGTTTCGCGTCGAGTTTCACAACGGCCCGCAGCGTGGCGAGTTGAACGGCGGCGGACTTGTCCTCGAAAAGCCGCGAGGCGACGCCGAGCAGGTTCCGCTGCGCCACCACGCCGGAGCGCGGCGGGAGCGGCCGCCACAGGCCGACGACGCGGTCGAACCAGCCCGGCCAGTTCTCCGGGTTGAT
Coding sequences within it:
- a CDS encoding TlpA family protein disulfide reductase yields the protein MYPSQRSLARRMQGKPVTFVGVNSDGKDRLRSTLKREQFDWPNFWDGGDTSGPIAQAWDVTGWPTIYVLDHKGVIRFKEIRGDTLELAVSLLVKEIEAEKKQP